In Cydia fagiglandana chromosome 9, ilCydFagi1.1, whole genome shotgun sequence, a single window of DNA contains:
- the LOC134667225 gene encoding diphthine methyltransferase isoform X1, translating into MASWSTKWRWNTGYSADSVEWCPVELYRDVLVCGTYQLEKKDEDQQTKKQTRLGRIYLFQINQDTIDLCPAQTVDTAGILDQKWCYHTIQDHPVLAVVTSEGSLQLYQLYENNGYNLKLWLEDSIGQDVLALSLDWSTNKESGEPMIVVSGSAGDVTVFKIVGSGLMRVGTWKSHGFEAWIAAFNYWSPDVFYSGGDDCVFKSYDIRVLDAAVTTNRSHEAGVTSIRSHLEEEHQLITGSYDEKVRLWDTRSLKRCLTETAVNGGVWRLKYHPRSPTNVLAACMYGGFRVLGVTDSISVLCDYMEHESIAYGADWKFDDSGTVATCSFYDCSMHVGKVDLEN; encoded by the exons ATGGCGTCTTGGAGCACCAAATGGCGGTGGAACACAGGCTACAGTGCGGACTCCGTCGAGTGGTGCCCTGTGGAGCTCTACCGAGATGTGCTGGTGTGCGGCACTTACCAGCTCGAGAAAAAAGACGAAG aTCAGCAAACGAAAAAACAAACAAGACTTGGCCGGATCTACCTCTTCCAAATCAACCAAGACACGATCGATTTGTGTCCCGCCCAAACCGTTGACACCGCAGGCATTCTAGACCAAAAATGGTGCTATCATACCATTCAAGACCACCCGGTGCTCGCAGTTGTGACCTCAGAAGGGTCCCTCCAGCTATACCAACTGTATGAAAACAATGGTTACAATTTAAAGCTGTGGCTCGAAGATTCGATTGGCCAAGACGTTTTGGCGCTGTCTCTTGATTGGTCGACGAACAAGGAGTCGGGCGAGCCAATGATTGTTGTGAGTGGCTCTGCGGGTGATGTGACTGTTTTTAAGATTGTTGGGAGCGGTTTGATGAGGGTTGGGACGTGGAAGAGCCACGGCTTTGAGGCGTGGATAGCTGCGTTCAATTATTGGAGCCCTGACGTGTTTTATTCAG GTGGAGATGATTGTGTATTCAAAAGCTACGACATCAGGGTTCTTGACGCGGCAGTAACGACGAACCGCAGCCACGAAGCAGGTGTTACCTCCATCAGGAGTCATCTAGAAGAAGAACATCAGCTTATCACGGGCAG TTACGACGAAAAAGTACGTCTTTGGGACACCAGGAGCCTAAAGCGCTGCTTGACCGAGACCGCAGTGAACGGCGGTGTTTGGAGGCTCAAGTATCATCCCCGCAGCCCTACCAATGTGCTAGCGGCCTGCATGTATGGGGGCTTCAGAGTTCTAG gtgtgACAGACTCCATCTCCGTTTTGTGCGACTACATGGAACATGAGAGCATAGCGTACGGAGCAGACTGGAAGTTCGACGACTCTGGAACTGTGGCCACTTGTTCTTTCTATGACTGCAGCATGCATGTGGGCAAGGTTGATCTTGAGAACTGA